The stretch of DNA CGAGCCCGCGGGATCCAGTGCGGTGACCTTGTCGGTGGTGCCGTACGCAATGACGCTGCCGCTGCTTCCATTCCCCGATGCCGTGCTGCCACCGCCACCGCCGGACGGGCCCGTGCAGGCCGTCAGTGCGAGCGCGGAAATGCCTGCCAGCGCGATAGCGCCGTGCAGTGCCTTGATGCTCTTCGTCATCTGTGAACTTTCTGTTCGATGAGTACGTGTCCGCCAGCCACTGCTGGATACCTTTTGCCAAGCGGGAGCACGCTGTGCTGATGCCTCGATTCAATCAGAGAGTCAACCCTCACGGCGGCCCATTTAGTGAGTTGAGACACAAAATTTACCTTGCGGCCGTACAGCCCGCGGCTTGCAACCAGAAGGGGGCTCGAGGACAACAAAACGCCGCCCCGGCGGGGCCGGGACGGCGTTCAGGAAGCCGCGGGCCTAGATTGCGGCGCGCTGCAGGGAACGGGCGGCATCGATAGTGGCTTGGCCCAGGACGCGGCTGCCCTGGTAGAGGACAACTGTCTGCCCCGGTGCCACACCACGAAGGGGATCGGTCAGGCGGACCACCAGCTGGCCGTTGTCCGGTTCGCCGCGTTCCATCCGTGCCGTCGCGGGAACGGGATCCCCGTGCGCACGCACTTGCGCGTAGCAGTCGAAGTCCTGGCCGGTTTCCACCTCGGCGATGGGCAGACCCGCCCAGGACACCTTGATGCCCCGGATTTCATCAATTGCGAGCAGCGCCTCGGGGCCTACCACCACTTTGTTTTCCTTGGGCCGGATTTCCAGGACGAAGCGCGGCTTCCCGTCAGCAGCCGGCGTGCCCAGCTTCAGCCCGCGCCGCTGGCCCACAGTGAAAGCGTTGGCGCCGGGATGCTCCCCCACCTTGGCACCGGTTTCGTCCACGATGTCGCCGGTTGTCATGTCGATCTTTTCCGCGAGCCACCCGGCGGTATCACCGTCGGGGATGAAGCAGATGTCGTGGCTGTCAGGCTTGTTGGCCACGGACAGGCCGCGCCGCTCAGCTTCCGCACGAACTTCAGCCTTGGAGGGGGTGTCAGCAAGCGGGAACATGGAGTGCTTGAGCTGCTCGTGCGTCAGGACGCCCAGCACGTAGCTCTGGTCCTTGGCCCAGTCCGCGGCCCGGTGGAGTTCCCGGTTGCCGTCCGCGTCCTCGATGACCTTGGCGTAGTGCCCGGTGCAGACGGCATCGAAGCCCAGTGCGATGGCCTTTTCCAGCAACGCGGCGAACTTGATCCGCTCGTTGCAGCGCATGCACGGGTTGGGGGTGCGGCCGGCGGCGTATTCGTCGATGAAGTCCTGGACGACGTCTTCCTTGAAGCGTTCAGAGAAATCCCACACATAGTAAGGAATACCCAGGACGTCGCAGGCGCGCCAGGCGTCGCGCGAGTCTTCGATGGTGCAGCAGCCCCGGCTTCCAGTGCGCAGCGTACCGGGCATGCGCGACAGCGCCAGGTGGACGCCGACGACGTCGTGCCCCGCCTCGACGGCGCGGGCGGCGGCAACGGCGGAGTCAACGCCGCCGCTCATGGCTGCTAGAACTCGCATGGTGGCTTCCTGTTGGATGGTTCCGGCTCCTGGCCGGTGCTTGCTGCCAGTGCTGGCCGAATCTGCTGGCTGAAATTGCTGCCGGGGAGAAATTGACGCTCCGGAAACGATCTTCGCCTATCTATTCTACGGCCTGCCCGCAAGCACACTCTCAGCGGCCGCCCATACCCTGGCGGGCCACCGTGCCGGCGGTTTGAATGGAAGACTCATGGCCCGCCATTCCCGCCTGACGGGCCCTGGTATAGGCGTCCGGAAGGGCGGCCAGCAGCGCGTCCACGTCCTCACCGCTGGAGGAGTGCCCCAGGGTGAAGCGCTGGGCTCCGCGCGCTGTTTCCTCGTCCAGTCCCATAGCGAGCAGCACGTGGGAGGGCCGCGGGACGCCCGCGGTGCAGGCTGACCCCGTGGACGATTCCACTCCTGCGAGGTCCAGCAGGAAGAGCAGTGAGTCCCCCTCGCAGCCGGGGAAGGTGAAGTGTGCGTTGCCGGGCAGCCGGCCGTTCCCGGGTGCGCCACGCAGGACGGCTTCGGGCACCCGCTCCCGGACGCCGTCGATCAGCCGGTCGCGGAGGGCGGCTATCCGGGCAGATTCCGCGGCAAGGTTGGCAGTTGCATTCTCCGCGGCTGCAGCAAAAGCGGCGATCGAGGCGGTGTCCAGCGTGCCGGAGCGGACATCGCGCTCCTGCCCGCCGCCATGCTGGACCGGGGTGAGTTTGACCGACCTCCCCAGCAGCAGGGCACCCACTCCCACGGGTCCACCGATCTTGTGCCCGGAGATGGACATGGCGTCCAGGCCAGATGCCTTGAAGTCCACCGGCACGGAGCCGAAGGCCTGCACGGCGTCCGAGTGAACGGGAACGCCGGCCGCGTGGGCAAGTTCCACCACGCGGTGGATGGGCTGGATGGTCCCCACTTCGTTGTTGGCCCACATCACGGTGACCAACGCCACCGACTCCGGGTCACGGGCAAGTTCAGCTTCCAGGACGGCCAGATCCACCGCCCCGTCACTGTCCACCGGGAGCCAGGTGACGTCTGCACCTTCGTGCCGCTCCAGCCACTCCACTGTGTCCATCACTGCATGATGTTCGACGGCGGAACACAGGATGCGCCGCCGCGCCGGCTTTTCGCCCACGCGCGACCAGTACAGCCCCTTCACCGCGAGATTGTCCGATTCAGTGCCGCCGGACGTAAATATCACTTCTGAGGGGTGCGCACCGGCCGCTGCAGCAATGGCTTCGCGGGCGTCTTCCACTGCCCGGCGGGCGCGGCGGCCCGAGCCGTGAAGGGATGAGGGGTTGCCGGTGCGGGCAAGTTCACGCGTCAGGGCAGCCAGCGCTTCCGGAGAAAGAGGTGTGGTGGCAGCATGATCGAGGTAAACGGGCACCCTGCAATTCTAGCCGCCGTGCCCTGACCGGTCAGGTGGGCGGCGTGATCCTTGCGCAGCAGTGGCCGGGCACGTCGGCGGGCACCACCCTGCCGCCGGAGGCGTCCAGGCGGTCTGCCGCCCCCTGCAGGAACGCCCCGTTCATGGTGCACACCACCCCGGGATGTTTGTCCGAGAGACGGTGGAAAGGGCAATTGGGCAGGAGGAAACCGCCGTCACCGTCCGGTTGGGGCCGGTAGCCGGCCTGGGCCAGGAAGTCCTCGAGGGTCGCAGCCCCCTCTGCCATGGCCTCCCCCTTGCGGTACGACTCCGCCGGCAGCGTATCGTCAATAGGCTCCCCCCCAGTGGTGGATTTTTCGATGGCGGCGGCCATCAGTTCCCCCGCAAGATCGTAGTTCCGGTCCGGCACGGAGGCCCCGATTTCGTCGGCGACAGGACGGTACATCTTGGCTGGACGCCCCGAGCCGGGTCCCGTTTTCCCTGGCGGCTTGTGGAATTCGACCGCCAGCAGGCCGTCCTGCACCAGGCGGTCCAAGTGGAAGGAAACGGTGCTCCGGGGAATTCCGGCACGCTGCGCAACGTCGTCACGGCCCACTGCGCCGGGGGAAGACACCACGAGTTCAAAAAGCTGGCGGCGCTTTTCATCGCCGAGGGAGGCAAGCGCTGCCATGCGGTTCGCCCAGGGAAGTCTGGCCATTGCTCCACCAATCCAAAGTCAAGATGTATTGATTATAGACCCTCCTGGTTTCTAAAATGGGGGAACCTACTTTTAGAAGGAGTCAGTTGTGAAAACCACATCAGCACTGCGCGCCAACACCACCACCACGGAGCCTGCCCGGCAGGCATTCCTGTTGCTGCGGACTGTCTTCACCGTCGCGCCGATCCTCTTTGGGCTCGACAAGTTCACGAACATCCTGACGGACTGGACCATGTACCTCGCGCCCCAGGCCACGGCGCTGGTGCCCTTGCCTGCCCAGACCTTTATGTACGTGGTGGGCGTAGTGGAAGTCGTCGCGGGCATCGCAGTGGCGGTCCGGCCAAAGTTCGGATCACTCCTGGTGGCAGCGTGGCTGTGCGGAATCATCGTGAACCTCCTGTTGCTCGGAGCCTTCTTCGACGTGGCGCTGCGCGACTTCGGGCTGCTGGTTGGCGCCCTCGCGCTCAACAGGCTCGCCCAGCAGGCTGCTGCCCGGCCGTCGGGGATCTAGGCCGAAGGAGGCAGGACCGGCAGGAACCGCACAGCGTCCGCCCTGGCCGAGGCCAGGGCGGACGCATCCGGGCATGAAACAGAAACGTAGATTGACGATCCGGAGGTGGCGAAGAGCCTGGCAAGCACCGTAGCTGCCCTGCCCCCTGGCGCGGCAGCCTCTTCCAGGACCAGCACCTCCACCGCGTGGCCCGGAGTGGATTCGTCGCCGCCCCATCGCAGCGTGGCGGCCTTCAGGTACTCAGGGAGGATGGTGGGATCGAGGTACTGAAAGAGGGCAAGTGTTGACCCGCGGTCATCACCCTGTGCCAGCACCTCCTGGTTGGTACGGACCTTTGCGGCCACGAGGCACCCGTCCGCCTTGAGGTACTGGCTTTCGCCGGCCACATTGTCCTTGACCATTTTCCAGCCGGGGGCGTCCTTCAGCCCGTCGGAGATGCCTACCGGAACTCCGCGGGCGAGGTTGCCGCCGGACGCGAAGGGCAAGTCCTGCGCCGCCACTGCCGCAGCATCGTGGCCCGGCGTGATGGTGGGGGTGGCAAGTACTGAGGCTGTTTCCACAGGTTTAGGTGCGGAAGGGTCGGGAACGCCAACGCTGCAACCGGCGGTCAGCACGGAGGCGAGAACCGCTGCCGCCAGCGGCAACTGTCCTGGCCGGACCCTGCCGGCCCGTGCCGCCGTCGTCGGCTTTTCCATGTCCTCCCCCATTGTGTTCCCTGACCTGCCGTTCTTTGCCCGCTGCCCGGCAGTTATCTTTCACGAGTCTAAACTCCGCCTGATCCCGCCCCGGCCGGGAACCCGGAACGCCGGCACGGACGTTGTCAGATCAAGGGCCGATAAGCTGGCCAAACAGGGCTGCCCTCCGCGGACCGGCCGTTTCAACACGAAGGATGCGTGCTTGACCGAGAGCAACTCCCACTACCAGGTGCTTCGCGTGGCAGTCACCGCCACCGAGAAGGAAATCAAGGTGGCCTATCGCCGCGCCGCCCGCCTGGCCCACCCCGACCATGGCGGGGATCCTGCCGCATTCCGCCGGGTGACCAGCGCCTATGAAACCCTGATCGACCCGCAGCGGCGGAGAGCGTACGACCGCTCCTACGCCGCAGGCACCGCCGACAAAGCCGATGCCGAACCACACTTTGATGCACCGCCGGCGGGCAGCAGGGCTTCGGCCACCGTGCACAAGACCGGCGGCACCCGGAACGCCGCCGGCGACCCGCCTGTCTACGTCCCGCCTTACAGTTCGGGAGCGGACGGCGGCGTTCCCTTGATTCCGATGGCGCAGGCCAGCCAGCAGGTCCACGGCATGCCGCGAAAACGCGGCATTTTCGGGGCAGAAGCACGGATCCAACGCGAGATGCGGACAGTCCAGCTCCTGACCCGCCAGGTACTGCCGGCCATTCCGGCGGCGCGCTTGATCAACGGGCTCCAGTCGCCGGCGGACAACAGCCACATTGACCATGCGGTGCTGTCCGGATACCGGCTGGCGCTCATCGGCTCCATGCTGCTGCCCAAAGGAGCCTATGCCTGGGACGGCAGGACGCTGAACCACGGCGGCCGCTCCATTGCCCCGCCGCAGCTGGCGCACATAGTGCGAGCCATGCAGGAAGTCTTCCCGGAACTGAACGTCACGGGCTGGACCGTGGTCCAGAGCCCGCACGGCAACCTGCACGAGCCGGTGATCGACGACCACCGCCGGTCCTCCGGGGGGCTGGAGACCGTCCGGATCGTCAATGCGGCGGGAATGGTGCGGGGCGTCAAGGAGTTCCTGGCGTCCGGGCCGGCCCCCAATACGGTCAACGTGCCGGTACTGGCCCGGTTGCTGCGCGGCATGCACTGACCGGGTTGATTAGTATGGGATGGTGTTCCGCATCCTCTTCCACGAACCCGAAATCCCCGGCAATACCGGCAACGCCATCCGGCTGGCAGCCATCACCGGCGCTGAGCTGCACCTGGTGGAGCCCTTGGGGTTCGACTTCTCCGACGCGAAGCTCCGCCGCGCCGGGCTCGATTACCACGACCTCGCCGTCGTCACCGTGCACCGGACCATTGAGGATGCCTGGCAGCATCTTCAGCCTGAGCGTGTCTATGCTTTCACGTCGGACGGGACAGCAAGCTATACGGACATCGCCTACCAGCCCGGCGACGTGCTGATATTCGGGCGGGAATCCGTGGGGCTGCCCGCGGAACTGAAAACGGACCCCCACGTCACCGCAACCGTGCGGCTGCCCATGCTGCCGGCCCTGCGCTCGCTCAACCTGGCCAACGCCGCCTCCATCGCCGTTTACGAAGCGTGGCGCCAGCAGGGCTTCGCCGGCGCCCGGACCTAGGCCCGCCCAAGCCGGGAGATCCGGCACGCCTGGCTACCGGGCCGGATACGCCGAAACCAGCGCGGGGTTCTACAGCCGAAACATTCTTTAGCCTTGCCCCATCCGCGCGCCGGGCTGTGCCGAATCCCTCTTGAGAACAGTCCATCAGCGATCAAGGAGCGGCAGGTGACACTTCTTCGGGCAGATTCCAGGACCAGCCGGGGCATCTCCCGCGGCACCGCTGAGGATTCATCTCCTGGGCACTTATGCTTGGTAGTAATGGATACTCCCGATGCTCCCGCGGTCACAGACACGCCGGCAGAGCTCAGTCAACGGCTCGCAGTCCTCCTGAGGCAGATTTCCCAGGGCGACCGGGCAGCCTTTGCGGAGTTTTACCAACTGACGTCCCGCCGGGTTTATGGCATGGCGCGCAGGGTCCTGATCGATGCCGAACTCAGCGAGGACACCACCCAGGAGGTCTTCCTGCAGGTCTGGCAAAACGCGGGCCGTTTCGATCCCGCTGCCGGCAGCCCGCTGTCCTGGCTGATGACCATTTCCCACCGGCGCGCCGTGGACAGGGTCAGGTCCGCGCAGTCGGCCACGGACCGGGAAGCCCGTTACGGGGCGAGCACCCAGGACATCGACCATGACACCGTCTCCGACGAAGTGGGAAGCAGGCTCGAAGCCGAGGCCGTGGTCCGGTGCCTGGGAACACTGACTGAGACGCAACAGGAATCCGTCCGGCTGGCCTACTACGGCGGCCTGACGTACCGGGAAGTCGCCGAACAGCTGAACGCTGCAGTTCCCACCATAAAGTCCCGCATCCGCGACGGACTGATCCGCTTGAAGACCTGTTTGGGGGTGAGTTGACATGACAGAAATGAACCATGGACGGGAAGGCCGCTCAGGCGCCTTTGGCGATACCGTCGCCGCTGACCTGGCTTCCGGCCGCGCCCTCGACCTTGCCGAACTGTATGCCCTGGATGCAATAACGGACGAGGAACGCCGCTCCATCGAGGAGTACCTTGCAACGGCACCCGCAGCCGAACGCGCCTCATTTTTCGAACGCGTACGCCAGTCCAGGGAAACGCTCACCCGGACGTTCAGGGTGGAGGAGGAGCCACCAGCCGGTCTTTTCGACCGGATCGCTGCCCAACTGCCGGGCCAGTTACCGGCCCAACTGCCGTCACAAGCCCCCGGCCCCGAGCCGGCCGCGGCAGATCCTTCCCCCTCCTCGTTGCCGGCGCAAAAGGACCCGTTCCTGGACGGCCCCGGCGACGAGCTCGCCAAGGCCCGGCAGCGCCGGGAGGAACGGCGGCGTCCGGCCGGAACCCGCCGCTGGCTGGCGGGTATCGCGGCCGCGGCAGCGATCGCCCTGGGCGGTGTCGGCGTCGGATCCTATATTGCGGACCAGAACAACCCGCTGAACCAGGTGATCCGCGCCGATGACGTCCGCGAAGCCTCAGTACCGGTGGCCGCCGGCGGCACCGCCACGGTCCTGGTCTCATCCTCCAAGGACGCCCTGGTGGTCAAGATGAACGGTGTTCCGGCCCCGCCCGAAGGCAAGGTCTACCAGATGTGGCTGATCCCGAAGGACGGGTCGGCACCGGTCTCGCAGGGCCTGATGGACGCCGAGGCACTGTCCAAGCCTGCCGTGGTGGAGGGCATCGCCTCTGCCGCCTCGCTGGGGATCACGGTGGAGCCCGTTGGCGGATCCAAGTCACCCACGCTGCCCACCGTCGCCGCTGCTCCGCTCGGCGCATAGCCGCAGACGGCGCGCCGCGGACGGTCAGCATGGACCAAGGGACGCCCCGCGGTCTTCCGGAAGGAAGGCCGCGGGGCGTCGTCGTTGGCAGCCGGTTCAGAAACCGGCGATAGTTCCCGGCCCGTTGACCGCTACCACATGGAACGCTTCGGCACTGTGGCCCGCCGGCAGTCCGGCACGTTCCGCATTGACGTGCATGCCCCTGCGCACTGCTGCCTCCATGGCCTCCACGTCGGGATGCTGGCTGACGTGGACGTGGATGGCTTTCAGTTTGGCCTCCACGTGCCCTGTCACGTCAACAAAGTGGTTTTCCCGCTCGTCTGGCCCGGCGTAAAGCCAGAGCCAGGGAAGTTTGTACGCCGCCAGCCCGGCTTCGGCCAGTTCCGGGTAGGCGAACGGGTTTTCCAGCGCCGGGTAGACGGCCCGGGTCACGGCCTCCCCCACCGCCAAATGGTCCGGATGACTTTTCTGGATCCGGCGCCAGTTCCGTTCCGGATGCATAGCCAGTACGACGTCGGGACGCAGTTCGCGGATGAGCTTCACCACCCCGCGCATCACCTCATGTGAGGGCTCGAGGTAGCCGTCACGCTGATGGAGGTAGTGGATGTCCGATACTCCCACCAGCTCGGCGGCCCGGCGCTGCTCGGCGTCGCGCATGGCGATAATGTCCGCCCGGTGGGCCGGATCAAAGCCGCCAGCGTCGCCGTCGGTCATGATGCAGTAACTGACCTGGACACCGGCCGCGGTCCAGGCGGCAATAGTGCCGGCAGCGCCGAAGTCGATGTCGTCCGGGTGGGCCGCAAAACAGAGCACCCGTCCAATCCGGTCCCTGGCCGGATTGAACGGGCTCTGCGCCTGGCTGGCTGAGTCAGTCAATAATCAGCCTTTACGCTTCTTGATCTCTGCGGTGGCCTGCGGAAGGACGTCGAAGAGGTCCCCGACGATGCCGAAGTCCGCAATCTCGAAGACGGGTGACTCGGCGTCCTTGTTCACCGCTACGATGACCTTTGCGGTCTGCATGCCGGCCTTTTGCTGGATGGCGCCGGAAATGCCTGCGGAGATGTAGAGCTGGGGGGACACGGTTTTACCCGTCTGGCCCACCTGGGCATCGTGGCTGATCCAGCCGGCGTCGGTAGCTGCACGGGATGCTCCCACGGCCGCTCCGAGGGCATCAGCGAGCTCCTCGACGGGTCCGAAGTCGCCGCCCAAGCCGCGGCCGCCTGCCACCACGATGCGGGCGTCGGTGAGGTCCGGGCGGCCACTGGCCACCTTCTGCTCGCGGGCCGTGATCCGGGCGGCGGCAGCAGTGCTGCCGGCCGGAACCTCAACGGTAACGGTTTCCGGCGTACCGGCCGCGGCAGCCGGCTCGGGGGTCACATTGTTGGCCTTGACGGTCAACACCGAGACGGGGGTGCTGGCCTTGCAGGCGGTGTTGTAGGAACCGGCAAGGACGGACTTGTGCGCAGTCCCGTCAGCGTCCACGCCCACGACGTCGGTAATCACGCCGGCGTTGAGGCGGATGCCGAGCCGGGCCGCGATTTCCTTGCCCTCCGGTGAGTTGTCGAGCAGGACGATCGTGGCCCCGGCGCTCTGCGCAGCAGCCGCGAGGTACGCGGCCTTGGGCGCCACGAGGTAGTCGTCCAGGTCCTGCGCCGAGGGGCGGAAAACTGTGCTGACACCGTATTCAGCGAAGGCGGTGGACACGTCCCCGTGCAGTTCCCCGTTGAGTGCCACAACGCTCTCGCCGAAGGAACGGGCCAGGGTCAGCAGCTCGAGGCTGCTCTTCTTGAGCGCATTGCCGGGGTTGTCAATAAAAACAAGTACTTTTGCCATGTCGGTGATCCCTCTTAGAGCAGCTTCTGGGCGGCCAGGAAGTCAACCAGCTTGATGCCGGCGTCGCCTTCGTCGGTGATGATGGTGCCGGCGGTGCGCGGTGGCCGCTCCTCCGCACTGGCCACGGTGGTCCAGGAACCGGAGTGCCCCACCTGGGCGGCGTCCACTCCAATGTCGGCCAAGGACAGGGTGGTGATGCTCTTACGCTTGGCGGCGATGATGCCCTTGAAGTTGGGGTACCGGGGCTCGTTGATCTGGTCGGTCACGGACACCACAGCGGGCAGGGCGGCTTCCACCGTTTCCGAGGTTGTGTCCGCATCCCGGCGTGCCACGAGCCGCCCGCCGTCCACGTCGAGGGAAGAAGCGAACGTGACCTGGGGAAGGCCAAGGCGCTCGGCCAGCTGCGCGGGCACCAGGGAGGTTTCGCCGTCGGTAGAGGCCATGCCGGTGATGATCAGGTCCACCGGTCCGTCCTGGCCCAGGCGCTGGACAGCAGCAGCCAGCGCCAGTGAAGTAGCGGCGGCGTCGGAGCCTGCCAAAGCCTCATCCGTCAGGTGCACACCCTCGGTGGCGCCCATCTGCAGGGACTTCTTCACGGCGTTGACTGCGCCGGCAGGTCCCATGCTCAGGGCGATGACCTGGTTGCCTGCCTTGCTGCCGCCCCGCGCCTCGGCCAGCTGCAGTGCGGCCTCCAGCGCGTATTCGTCCAGCTCGGACAGGATGCTTTCGTCACGGTCCGTCGTGTAGCGCTCCCCGTTGAGGTGACGGTCGAACTGGGCGTCCGGTACATGCTTGACCAGGACGATGATCTTCAATGTCTTCTCCACTGTATCGACAGCAGCCTTCCATGCTTGTGGACAGCCAGCCGGGTAAGGTCATGGCCGCGGGATGCCCGGCGTACGGGTAGCTCCTAGCTAACCATATCGACGCCGGGCTCCGCCCTCTTCCATTACGCCAGTGTCAGCACTTTTACGACGGCGGCGGAGACCACGACGGCCGCGCCCCCGCCCAAGGTGGGGGCACCGCCGTCGAGCCTTCCTTAAGGTTTCTGCCGCAATGCGGCGGGCTGCTAGCTTGCGGTGCCGAGCGTGACGTCGAGGGTTTGTTCGGCGCCGTTGCGCAGGACGGTGATCCTGACGCTGGAGCCGGCGGACTGTTCCCGGACGGCAGCCGTCAGCTGCTCGGGTTCGCCGATGGCGAGGTCGTTGAATTTCGTGATCACGTCGCCTACTTTGATCCCTGCCTTCCCGGCCGCCGAGTTTGCTTCCACGGTGGCTACTTCCGCACCGACCGAGAATTCGGAGGCGGCGCTGGAGGCGGTCTTCTTCTTGACGCTGACGCCGAGCTGGGCGTGCGAGGCCTTACCGGTGTCGATGATTTCCTGGGCCACCCGCTTTGCGTGGTTGATGGGGATGCTGAAACCCACACCAATGTTGCCGCTGGATGAAGACGAGGAACCCGATCCGGCAGAGGCGATAGCCACGTTGACGCCGATGATCTCGCCGCTGCTGTTCACCAGGGCACCGCCGGAGTTGCCCGGGTTGATGGCGGCGTCGGTCTGGATGACGTTGATGGCAATTTCGCCCTGGCCGGTGGTCTGCTGGCTCTGGCCGCCGCCCGGCGGGGCGAACTGGAATCCGCCCTCGTCGTCACCCTCTGCGTTGTCGCCCTCTTCAGGGGCAGCGGCGGAGGCAACGCTGATGGTCCTGTTGAGCGTGGAGACGATACCGTCCGTGACGGTGCCGGTCAGGCCCAGCGGCGAACCGATGGCAATCGCGGTGTCCCCTACGTTGAGCTTCCCGGAGTCACCGAGGGTGGCAGGCGTGAGGCCCGAGGCGTTGTCCACTTTAATCACCGCAAGGTCGGACAACGGGTCGGTGCCCACCAGCTTGGCGGAGAGGACTCTTCCGTCGCTGGTCCGGACTTCAAGGGAGGCGTTGGCTGTCTGGCCATCCAGCGTGACCACGTGCGTGTTGGTGAGGATATGTCCCTGATCGTCGAGGACGATGCCGGAACCGGTGCCGCCGGAGCTGCCGCTGGTGGCGCTGATGGTCACCACGCTGGGCGAGGCCTTCACGGCAGCCGCGGTGATGGCGTTGACGTTG from Pseudarthrobacter siccitolerans encodes:
- a CDS encoding helix-turn-helix transcriptional regulator, producing the protein MARLPWANRMAALASLGDEKRRQLFELVVSSPGAVGRDDVAQRAGIPRSTVSFHLDRLVQDGLLAVEFHKPPGKTGPGSGRPAKMYRPVADEIGASVPDRNYDLAGELMAAAIEKSTTGGEPIDDTLPAESYRKGEAMAEGAATLEDFLAQAGYRPQPDGDGGFLLPNCPFHRLSDKHPGVVCTMNGAFLQGAADRLDASGGRVVPADVPGHCCARITPPT
- a CDS encoding cysteine desulfurase family protein codes for the protein MPVYLDHAATTPLSPEALAALTRELARTGNPSSLHGSGRRARRAVEDAREAIAAAAGAHPSEVIFTSGGTESDNLAVKGLYWSRVGEKPARRRILCSAVEHHAVMDTVEWLERHEGADVTWLPVDSDGAVDLAVLEAELARDPESVALVTVMWANNEVGTIQPIHRVVELAHAAGVPVHSDAVQAFGSVPVDFKASGLDAMSISGHKIGGPVGVGALLLGRSVKLTPVQHGGGQERDVRSGTLDTASIAAFAAAAENATANLAAESARIAALRDRLIDGVRERVPEAVLRGAPGNGRLPGNAHFTFPGCEGDSLLFLLDLAGVESSTGSACTAGVPRPSHVLLAMGLDEETARGAQRFTLGHSSSGEDVDALLAALPDAYTRARQAGMAGHESSIQTAGTVARQGMGGR
- a CDS encoding PIG-L deacetylase family protein → MTDSASQAQSPFNPARDRIGRVLCFAAHPDDIDFGAAGTIAAWTAAGVQVSYCIMTDGDAGGFDPAHRADIIAMRDAEQRRAAELVGVSDIHYLHQRDGYLEPSHEVMRGVVKLIRELRPDVVLAMHPERNWRRIQKSHPDHLAVGEAVTRAVYPALENPFAYPELAEAGLAAYKLPWLWLYAGPDERENHFVDVTGHVEAKLKAIHVHVSQHPDVEAMEAAVRRGMHVNAERAGLPAGHSAEAFHVVAVNGPGTIAGF
- a CDS encoding electron transfer flavoprotein subunit beta/FixA family protein; this encodes MKIIVLVKHVPDAQFDRHLNGERYTTDRDESILSELDEYALEAALQLAEARGGSKAGNQVIALSMGPAGAVNAVKKSLQMGATEGVHLTDEALAGSDAAATSLALAAAVQRLGQDGPVDLIITGMASTDGETSLVPAQLAERLGLPQVTFASSLDVDGGRLVARRDADTTSETVEAALPAVVSVTDQINEPRYPNFKGIIAAKRKSITTLSLADIGVDAAQVGHSGSWTTVASAEERPPRTAGTIITDEGDAGIKLVDFLAAQKLL
- the mnmA gene encoding tRNA 2-thiouridine(34) synthase MnmA; translated protein: MSGGVDSAVAAARAVEAGHDVVGVHLALSRMPGTLRTGSRGCCTIEDSRDAWRACDVLGIPYYVWDFSERFKEDVVQDFIDEYAAGRTPNPCMRCNERIKFAALLEKAIALGFDAVCTGHYAKVIEDADGNRELHRAADWAKDQSYVLGVLTHEQLKHSMFPLADTPSKAEVRAEAERRGLSVANKPDSHDICFIPDGDTAGWLAEKIDMTTGDIVDETGAKVGEHPGANAFTVGQRRGLKLGTPAADGKPRFVLEIRPKENKVVVGPEALLAIDEIRGIKVSWAGLPIAEVETGQDFDCYAQVRAHGDPVPATARMERGEPDNGQLVVRLTDPLRGVAPGQTVVLYQGSRVLGQATIDAARSLQRAAI
- a CDS encoding tRNA (cytidine(34)-2'-O)-methyltransferase; protein product: MFRILFHEPEIPGNTGNAIRLAAITGAELHLVEPLGFDFSDAKLRRAGLDYHDLAVVTVHRTIEDAWQHLQPERVYAFTSDGTASYTDIAYQPGDVLIFGRESVGLPAELKTDPHVTATVRLPMLPALRSLNLANAASIAVYEAWRQQGFAGART
- a CDS encoding electron transfer flavoprotein subunit alpha/FixB family protein, producing the protein MAKVLVFIDNPGNALKKSSLELLTLARSFGESVVALNGELHGDVSTAFAEYGVSTVFRPSAQDLDDYLVAPKAAYLAAAAQSAGATIVLLDNSPEGKEIAARLGIRLNAGVITDVVGVDADGTAHKSVLAGSYNTACKASTPVSVLTVKANNVTPEPAAAAGTPETVTVEVPAGSTAAAARITAREQKVASGRPDLTDARIVVAGGRGLGGDFGPVEELADALGAAVGASRAATDAGWISHDAQVGQTGKTVSPQLYISAGISGAIQQKAGMQTAKVIVAVNKDAESPVFEIADFGIVGDLFDVLPQATAEIKKRKG
- the sigK gene encoding ECF RNA polymerase sigma factor SigK, yielding MDTPDAPAVTDTPAELSQRLAVLLRQISQGDRAAFAEFYQLTSRRVYGMARRVLIDAELSEDTTQEVFLQVWQNAGRFDPAAGSPLSWLMTISHRRAVDRVRSAQSATDREARYGASTQDIDHDTVSDEVGSRLEAEAVVRCLGTLTETQQESVRLAYYGGLTYREVAEQLNAAVPTIKSRIRDGLIRLKTCLGVS
- a CDS encoding J domain-containing protein, coding for MTESNSHYQVLRVAVTATEKEIKVAYRRAARLAHPDHGGDPAAFRRVTSAYETLIDPQRRRAYDRSYAAGTADKADAEPHFDAPPAGSRASATVHKTGGTRNAAGDPPVYVPPYSSGADGGVPLIPMAQASQQVHGMPRKRGIFGAEARIQREMRTVQLLTRQVLPAIPAARLINGLQSPADNSHIDHAVLSGYRLALIGSMLLPKGAYAWDGRTLNHGGRSIAPPQLAHIVRAMQEVFPELNVTGWTVVQSPHGNLHEPVIDDHRRSSGGLETVRIVNAAGMVRGVKEFLASGPAPNTVNVPVLARLLRGMH
- a CDS encoding anti-sigma factor, producing MTEMNHGREGRSGAFGDTVAADLASGRALDLAELYALDAITDEERRSIEEYLATAPAAERASFFERVRQSRETLTRTFRVEEEPPAGLFDRIAAQLPGQLPAQLPSQAPGPEPAAADPSPSSLPAQKDPFLDGPGDELAKARQRREERRRPAGTRRWLAGIAAAAAIALGGVGVGSYIADQNNPLNQVIRADDVREASVPVAAGGTATVLVSSSKDALVVKMNGVPAPPEGKVYQMWLIPKDGSAPVSQGLMDAEALSKPAVVEGIASAASLGITVEPVGGSKSPTLPTVAAAPLGA